The genomic window AATAGAGATGATTGGGTAGTTTGCCGCTAATTCCGCTAAGTAATCTGCTTGTTGTTGGCTTGTACGTATTTTTCCTTTTTCACCTTCAAATTTTGTATAGTCGTAATGACCATCTACATAAAATTCTGCGGCAGCACAATCCAAAGCGATCATAACATCATCTCCTAAAGTATATCCTGCATTCTTAACTGCTATTGCAATCGTTTCTAAAGCATCTTCTGTTCCACCTTCTAAGTTTGGAGCAAAACCACCTTCATCACCAACAGCGGTACTTAGACCTCTGTCGTGTAATACTTTTTTAAGGTTATGGAAAATTTCTGTTCCCATTTGCATAGCGTGGGTGAAGTTTTTAGCTTTTACTGGCATCACCATAAATTCTTGAAATGCAATCGGTGCGTCACTGTGCGATCCTCCGTTGATGATGTTCATCATTGGGACTGGCAATGTGTTTGCACTCACGCCACCTACGTAACGGTATAATGGCATTCCGAGTTCAGCCGCAGCCGCTTTTGAAGCTGCTAGAGACACCCCTAGAATTGCGTTGGCACCTAACTTTGATTTGTTTGGAGTTCCGTCCAAGTCAATCATAATTTGATCGATTAGGTTTTGTTCAAATACAGAAACACCCAACAATTCTTGAGCAATAATCGCATTCACATTTTCAACCGCTTTCAAAACGCCTTTACCCATGTAAGCAGATCCGCCATCGCGTAATTCAACCGCTTCATGTTCTCCAGTAGATGCACCAGAGGGAACTGCTGCTCTTCCAATAAATCCGTTTTCTGTGGTAACGTCAACTTCTACTGTAGGATTTCCCCTTGAGTCTAAAATTTGACGTGCATGAATGTTAATTATGATACTCATAGTCTTGTATTTAAGTTATTTATAGTTTGCAAATTTACGAAAATGAATTTTTTTAGAATTATTCTCGAGTAGATTTATACGATTTATTAGCTAAAACGTTGTAGTAGCTGAAAAAAGGCATCTAATTTAATATTAGATGCCTTTTGAAACGTTTTTTATTTTAGATTTTGAATGAACTGGTCAAACAAATAAGAAGAATCGTGAGGTCCTGGACTGGCTTCTGGATGGTATTGTACAGAGAAACAGTTTTTAGACT from Formosa sp. Hel1_33_131 includes these protein-coding regions:
- the eno gene encoding phosphopyruvate hydratase, with protein sequence MSIIINIHARQILDSRGNPTVEVDVTTENGFIGRAAVPSGASTGEHEAVELRDGGSAYMGKGVLKAVENVNAIIAQELLGVSVFEQNLIDQIMIDLDGTPNKSKLGANAILGVSLAASKAAAAELGMPLYRYVGGVSANTLPVPMMNIINGGSHSDAPIAFQEFMVMPVKAKNFTHAMQMGTEIFHNLKKVLHDRGLSTAVGDEGGFAPNLEGGTEDALETIAIAVKNAGYTLGDDVMIALDCAAAEFYVDGHYDYTKFEGEKGKIRTSQQQADYLAELAANYPIISIEDGMDENDWEGWKYLTDKIGDKVQLVGDDLFVTNVERLSRGIENNIANSILIKVNQIGTLTETIAAVNMAHNAGFTSVMSHRSGETEDNTIADLAVALNTGQIKTGSASRSDRMAKYNQLLRIEEELGETAYFPQEKAFKIK